A DNA window from Pontimonas salivibrio contains the following coding sequences:
- the rsmG gene encoding 16S rRNA (guanine(527)-N(7))-methyltransferase RsmG, with translation MKHSGVEQEPEAALLLFGEHIGVARQFAHDLIEYGETLGLIGPRELERLWTRHLVNSALVGTLVKAGTLADIGSGAGFPGLVVAIMRRDVSCTLIEPMERRATWLREEADRLELENVDVLRSRAQDVPSDRRFDTVTARAVSALKKLVPMTRRLVAPGGQMVFLKGQRLDQEIDDAKSVLVKSGLTNVESLVVGADYHTEETRIFRATLES, from the coding sequence GTGAAACATTCAGGGGTGGAGCAGGAGCCAGAAGCAGCATTACTGCTCTTCGGTGAGCACATTGGCGTTGCGAGGCAGTTCGCTCACGATCTCATCGAGTACGGCGAGACTCTGGGACTGATCGGCCCAAGAGAATTGGAACGGCTCTGGACGCGGCACCTGGTTAACTCAGCCCTGGTGGGGACCCTTGTAAAGGCTGGAACGTTAGCCGATATCGGTTCCGGCGCGGGTTTCCCGGGGCTAGTGGTGGCCATTATGCGCCGCGACGTGTCGTGCACGCTCATTGAGCCGATGGAGCGGCGTGCCACCTGGTTGAGGGAGGAGGCTGATCGACTTGAACTAGAAAACGTTGACGTGCTGCGCTCACGCGCCCAAGACGTGCCCTCAGATCGGCGTTTTGACACGGTGACGGCTCGAGCCGTCAGCGCCTTGAAAAAACTCGTACCGATGACCAGACGTTTAGTAGCACCCGGTGGACAGATGGTGTTCTTGAAGGGCCAACGCCTAGATCAAGAGATTGATGACGCCAAGAGCGTGCTGGTGAAGAGTGGACTGACTAACGTTGAGTCTTTGGTAGTCGGTGCGGATTACCACACCGAGGAAACCCGTATTTTCCGAGCTACGCTGGAGTCTTAA
- a CDS encoding ParA family protein: MSTDSTPLADELLAVSVRRERLRRATWPLPSATRIVTIANQKGGVGKTTTTVNLAASLAAHGAKVLVIDLDPQGNASTALGVPHHDGVIGSYEVLLGESAVEDAITPSPEAEGLWCLPATINLAGAEIELVSQERREFRLKEALAGYLGEGKREGFHYIFIDTPPSLGILTINAFALANEVLIPIQCEYYALEGLSQLLDTIERIRAHVNPDLQRKTIALTMYDQRTNLAQQVAQDVQEHFPSDVLASIIPRSVRISEAPSYGQSVITYDPGSPGALSYAEAALEFAGRFGGQHGG; this comes from the coding sequence ATGTCAACTGACTCGACGCCACTAGCCGATGAGTTATTGGCAGTGTCCGTGCGGCGGGAGCGCCTTCGGCGTGCTACCTGGCCACTACCCTCCGCCACCCGGATTGTCACGATAGCCAACCAAAAAGGTGGTGTTGGTAAGACCACGACCACGGTGAATCTCGCTGCGTCCCTGGCAGCTCACGGCGCCAAGGTGTTGGTAATCGATCTGGACCCCCAGGGCAACGCGTCAACGGCCCTTGGTGTGCCCCACCATGACGGCGTGATTGGGAGCTATGAGGTGTTACTCGGTGAATCCGCTGTGGAGGACGCCATAACACCCAGTCCGGAAGCTGAGGGCCTCTGGTGCCTGCCAGCAACCATTAACCTCGCCGGAGCAGAAATTGAGCTGGTGTCCCAGGAACGCCGGGAGTTTCGATTGAAAGAGGCACTCGCTGGTTATCTAGGAGAGGGAAAGCGTGAGGGCTTTCATTACATTTTCATCGACACACCACCATCTCTCGGCATCTTGACGATTAACGCGTTTGCCCTGGCGAATGAGGTCCTGATTCCGATCCAGTGTGAGTACTACGCCCTTGAAGGCCTCAGCCAACTCCTGGACACCATTGAGAGAATCCGTGCGCACGTCAACCCTGACCTTCAACGAAAGACGATCGCGCTGACCATGTATGACCAGCGCACCAATCTTGCTCAGCAGGTAGCCCAAGACGTTCAAGAACACTTTCCCAGCGACGTCTTAGCGAGCATCATTCCTCGGTCGGTGCGCATTAGCGAAGCACCCAGCTACGGCCAGTCGGTTATTACCTATGACCCGGGATCTCCGGGTGCTCTGTCTTATGCTGAAGCTGCACTCGAATTTGCGGGGCGTTTTGGAGGACAACATGGCGGCTAA